The genomic segment GGTGGTGATGGACCCGCATACGGGCCGCGTGCTGGCCATGGTAGGCGGAACGGGCTTCCGCAACCGGGATTTCAACCGTGCCACGCAGGCGAAACGCCAGCCGGGTTCGGCCTTCAAGCCGTTTGTCTATCTTACCGGGCTTGAGAACGGGCTGTCGCCATCCTACATCATCGTGGACGGGCCGGTGAGCCTGTATCAGGGCGCGGGCCTGCCCCTCTGGACGCCAAAGAACTACCATAACGACTATCTGGGGCCGACGACGCTGCGCATTGGCGTGGAGAAATCGCGCAACGCCATGACGGTGCGCCTGTCGCAGATGCTCGGCATCGACCGCGTGCTGGAAATGGGGCGCAGGCTCGGCATTTATGACGAACGCACGCCACGTAATTTCTCGATCATTCTCGGCTCGGCGGAGACCAAGCTTATCAACATGGCGATGGCCTATTCCATTGTGGTGAATGGCGGCAAGCGTGTGACGCCGACATTGGTGGAACGCATTCAGGACCGCCACGGCAAGCTGGTGTTCCGTTCCGACCAGCGGGCATGTCCGGGCTGTCAGGAAAGCCTGCCTGCCGGTGAGGAAAAGAAGGAAGAAAAACCGAAGGAGGAAACGGCCTCCGGTGGCATAGGCGAGGGTGTTTCCACGGCGCCGCTCAGCAACGAGGTGCCTATTATTCCGGATGCGCGTGAGACGGTGGTGGACCCGCTCTCTTCCTACCAGATCGTGTCCATCCTGGAAGGCGTGGTGCAGCACGGCACCGCGCAGCGGGCCAAGGCGCTCGGCCTGACGGTGGGCGGCAAGACCGGCACCACCAACGACAGCCGGGATGTGTGGTTCATGGGCTTCACGCCCGACCTGGTGGTGGGGACCTATATCGGCTTCGACCAGCCGCGCAGCCTGGGGGAGAAGGAAACCGGCGGCAGCACGGCACTACCTGCCTTCATTCGCTTTTTCGAGCAGGCGAAGGCGGATATTCAGCCGCAGCCGTTCCGTATTCCGCCGGGGATTCACCTGATCAAGATCAACCATGACACGGGCCGTTATCCCAGCCCGGGTACGCCGCCGGGCAAAATCATGTTCGAGGCGTTTAAGCCCGGTACTTCGCCGGATCAGCGCGGGTTTCTGGATTTTGCCCATCGCGGGCAGATTCCGGCGGATGTGCCGATTTCTCCTGGCGATCTGCCGCCACAGGACGACCCGGCCTATCGTCCCAGCGCGCCGATCAACCCGGAGGATATTCCCTCTGCCGTAAATGCGCCGCCGGAAGCGCCGTCCACGATGGGAACCGGCGGGCTGTACTAGTTGCAATCATAGGGATTCTATGGCATAGCGACGCCTATGCGCACCGAGACCCAACATATTGTCGATTCCATTCAGGAAGCCTTCCTGCTCATCAAGCGGTTCCTTAACTGGGACCATGCGCTGGTGCGGCTGGAGGAACTGAACAGGCTGGCCGAGGACCCGAACCTGTGGAACGACGCCCCGGCGGCGCAGAAGATCCTGAAAGAGCGCACGCAGCTGGAATATAACATTCAGCAATGCAAGGCCATTCAGCAGGAGATGGACGATAACATCACCCTGATCGAACTGGGTGAGGAGGCGGGTGATGAGGCCTCCGTCACCGAAGGCGAGGCCGGGCTGGCCGGGCTGGAAGCGAAGGTGAAGAAGCTCGAGATCGAGTGTCTGCTTTCCGGCGAGGCGGACGGGAATAACTGTTTCGTGGAAATCAATTCCGGCGCGGGCGGCACCGAAAGCCAGGACTGGGCCGCCATGCTGGAGCGCATGTATATCCGCTGGGGCGAGCGGCGCGGCTTCAAGGTGGAGCTGATGGAGGAGATGAAAGGCGAACAGGCGGGCATCAAGAGCGCGGTCATCAAACTTTCCGGCCGCAATGCCTATGGCTGGGGCAAGACGGAATCCGGCGTGCATCGTCTGGTGCGCATCTCGCCGTTTGATTCCAACGCGCGTCGCCACACGAGCTTTGCCAGCGTCTGGGTGTACCCGGAGGTGGATGAATCCATCGACATCGAAATCCTGGATAAGGATCTGCGCATCGATACCTACCGCTCCTCCGGCGCGGGCGGGCAGCATGTGAACACGACCGATTCGGCCGTGCGCATCACCCACATCCCCACCAACATCGTGGTGGCCTGCCAGAACGAACGCTCGCAGCATAAAAACAAGGCCACGGCCATGTCCATGCTCAAAGCCCGCCTCTATGAGCAGGAGCTGAAAAAGCGCGAGGAAGCGGCCAATGCCGTCAATGCCACCAAAACGGACAATAGCTGGGGCCACCAGATCCGCTCTTACGTGCTGCACCCTTACCAGCTGGTGAAGGATTTGCGCACGGACGTCGAAACCTCCAACACCCAGGCCACGCTGGATGGCGACCTCGACGCCTTCATGGCGGCGGCACTCGCACAGCGGGTTGGCAATACCAGGACGGATGCGGCATAACTGTCATATTGGGGTGTTATGGGGGCTTTGCCCCCAGCCCCGCTAGGGGCCTAGGCCCCTAGCACCCCATTATTTTCTTATAGCCCCCATAAACGAGGGCTATAAGAAAATATCGGGATACAAGGGCCTAGGCCCTTGGCAGGGTATGGGACGGAGTCCCATATTATCCCCCCACATTACAGGTAAAGCCGATGAACAGTCTTGGTTTTGACAAAGCGCCGGGTGAGACGCGCGTGGTGGTGGCCATGTCGGGCGGGGTGGATAGTTCCGTGGTGGCGGGGCTGCTGGCCGAGCAGGGCTATGAGGTGATCGGCATCACGCTTCAGCTGTATGATTATGGCGAGGCGCTGCGGAAGAAGGGCGCATGCTGCGCGGGGCAGGATATTTATGATGCGCGGACGGTGGCGGATAAGCTCGGCATTCCGCATTATGTGCTGAATTATGAGAGCAAGTTCAAGGAATCGGTGATCGATGATTTCGTCGATACCTACCTGCATGGCGAAACGCCGATTCCCTGCGTGCGCTGTAACCAGACGGTGAAGTTCAAGGACCTGCTGGAAACGGCGCGGGAGCTGGGCGCGGATGCGATGGCGACCGGGCATTACGTGCAGCGCAAGGGCGGGCTTAAGGGCGAGTTGCATCGCGGCGTGGATAAGACGAAGGACCAGAGCTATTTCCTCTTTGCCACCACGCAGGAACAGCTGGATTTCTGCCGCTTTCCGCTGGGCGGGATGAGCAAGGTGGAAACGCGGGAACATGCCAAGCGGCTTGGGCTGATCGTGCAGGATAAGCCGGATAGTCAGGATATCTGCTTCGTGCCGAACGGCGATTATGCCAGCGTGGTGCAGCGTTTTGCGCCGGGCGCATTGGATGCGGGGGAAATCGTGCATCAGGACGGGCGGGTGCTGGGCAGGCATGACGGCATCATCAATTTTACCGTGGGGCAGCGTAAGGGGCTTGGGATTTCGGACAGTGAGCCGCTTTATGTGCTGAAGATCAAGCCGGAGCAGCGGCAGGTGATTGTCGGCCCGCGCAGCGCGCTGGGGCGCGAGAGCATGCTGGTGCACAGCGTCAACTGGCTGGGTGATGGAACCTTGCCGCAAGAGGGCGAGAAGGCGATGGTCAAGATTCGCTCGCTCCATCAGGGCATTGGTGCCAGCCTGCATCCGGTAACAGACAAGGCCGGGTGGGTGGAGGTGCGTTTTGATGAACCTCAGCAAGGCGTGGCGCCCGGGCAGGCCTGCGTGATGTATGACGGCGACCGCGTGCTGGGCGGCGGGTGGATTGCGCGGGAAGCGGCCTGACTGCGACTTTTTGCCACATTGCATCAAGGCATAACCCTGTTTAGCCAGAGCCTATGACCGATGATATTCAGGATAATGATTCAGACGCAGGCGCTGCGCACCCGGTAACATTCGGGGATAAGGCTCTGATGGCTGTTTCCGTACCGTTGGCGGCGGTTTCGGTGATTCCGCCGATTCTGGCGGTTGCGCAGGGACGCGTGCCGCAGCTGATGATGCTCGGCTTGCAGGATATGTGCACGGCCCTGCATCTGGAGCCAGGTGCGTTTGGTCAGATGATGAGCCAGCTTTCCGCCCATCCGGAAATCAATGCGGCCGCGGCAACCATGCTGATTCTGGCCGGGCATCCGTTGGCGAAGAAAATCGAGGAAATTCTGGAAGGCACCGTGGTGCAGATGTTGCCGGATGATGTGCGCGGCCAGTTGCACGTGATTGCGCATACGCTTATTTCCGGGGCAACGATTGCGCTTGTGCTGCCGCCGCTTTTATCCACGGCGGCGGAGGGGGCCACGCTGCTTTCCCTTATGACCGGGCATACGGATGTGGCACTGCAGTTGCATAACCTGATGGACCTTTCAGCCCTTCATGCGCAGGGCGGGGTGATCAATTCCGCTCCATCTGTGCTGGCCGTGATCGCACCCCATGCCGCCTGTCTAGTGCCGGTGGTTTCCATCGCATTGCAGGCGGCTTACCGTGCCGGGGTAGAGGGCGTAAAAGATATATTGTTTCCACAGGATCAGGCGATGATTGATGCGGCTGACGAGTTCGCCCGCGCATGGGCACAGGCGGTGAGTGCCGCCGTGCCTGGCATGGCGGGGTTTGATTCCGCCTTGGGATATGGGCGCTGAGGGCAGCAATAATTGCTAGGGAAAAATCCTCTGAAGCTGCTACAATATGCAGCATGTCCGACAGCAAAATCATTGACGGTCTTATCAGCGATATTCAGGGCGTGACGGATGCGCGCTATGCGGGGAGGATTCGCTCCGTCAAAGGGTTGATGCTGGAATGCGTGGGGCTGGACCCGTTTTTGGCCGTTGGCTCGCGCGTGAAGATTTTCGGCCGGGGCGGCGAGAAGGTGATGGCCGAGGTGGTAGGGGTGGATAACGGGCATAATCTGCTCATGCCCTTTTCCGATATTCAGGGCATCGGCACCGGCTGCGAGGTGGTGATCGACCAGACAAGCAGCGTGGCGCACCCGCATGAAAACTGGCTGGGGCGCGTGCTGAACGCGTTTGGCGAGCCGATTGACGATATGGGGCCGATCAACGAAGGGGCGGTGCCGTATAAACTTCGCGCCGCGCCGCCACCGGCGCACCGGCGCAAGCGTGTGGGGCGGCGGATTGATTTGGGCGTGACGGTGATGAATGTGTTCCTGACCTGCTGCCGGGGGCAGAGGATGGGGATTTTTGCGGGGTCGGGCGTGGGGAAATCGACGCTGCTATCCATGCTGGCGCGGTTTTCGGACCATGATGTGAACGTGATCGGCCTGATCGGGGAACGCGGGCGCGAGGTGCAGGAATTCATCCAGGAATATCTGGGTGAGGAAGGGCTGAAGAAATCGGTGGTGATTGTGGCGACGTCGGACGAATCCGCCCTGATGCGTAAGCAGGCGGCCTATCTGACATTGGCGGTGGCGGAATATTTCCGCGATCAGGGCAAGCAGGTGCTGTGCTTGATGGACAGCGTGACGCGCTTTGCCATGGCGCTGCGCGAGATCGGTCTTTCCGCCAAGGAACCGCCGACGACCAAGGGCTATACGCCGACCGTGTTTGCCGAGCTGCCGCGCCTGCTGGAGCGGGCCGGGCCGGGGACTGGAGATGGGATGATTACCGGACTGTTCTCCGTTCTGGTGGAAGGGGACGACCAGAACGAGCCGATTTCGGATGCGGTGCGCGGTATTCTGGACGGGCATATCGTGCTGGAGCGGGCCATTGCCGAGCGGGGGCGCTTCCCGGCGGTGAATGTGCTGCGAAGCGTATCCCGTACCATGCCGGACTGCAACCAGCCGCATGAGACGCAGATGATCCAGAAAGCTCGGCAGCTGATGTCGATATACGAAGACATGGCGGATCTGATCCGCCTGGGGGCTTACCGCAAGGGCAGCGACCCGAATGTGGATGAGGCGATTTATTATTACCCGCTGTTCCAGCAGTTTTTGAACCAGGACAAGGATGTGCCGCTCAGCCTTGAGCAGGGATTCGCCGGGCTGGCGGAAATCCTCAAGAACAGTGGCAAGGCGGCGGGGCAATGACGCTGACCATACGGCCCGCCGTTGATGGCGATGAAGGCATTATCCTGCGGTTCATCCGCGAGCTGGCGGAATATGAACAGCTGGCGCATGAGGTGGTGGGAAATGAAGCTGAACTGGCGGGGCACCTGTTCTGCGCGCAGCCCAAGGTGTTTGCCAGGATTGCGGAATGGAGCGGTGAGCCAGTGGGGTTTGCGCTCTATTTCTTCAATTATTCGACCTTTCTGTGCAGGCATGGGCTTTATATCGAAGATGTCTATGTGGTGCCCGCTATGCGGGGCAAGGGCATCGGCAAGGCCATGTTCGTGGATTTGGCCCGCGAGGCCGAGAGACAGGGCTGCGGGCGCATGGAATGGTGGGTGCTGGACTGGAATGAGCCGGCCATCCGCTTTTATGAGAGCATCAAGGCCGAACCGATGAGTGAATGGACGGTGCAGAGACTGGATAGCAGGGCTATCGCCGAATTGGCGAAAACTGCTTGACCTTTGGGCCTGTAACGCCTATGTAACCCGACCTTGACCAGTTTTGGCCTAACCAGATTTTGAGTATTTTGTCATGACCCGTGAATGCACCCTGACCGGCAAAACCGTGATGAGCGGGAACAATGTTTCCCACGCCAACAACAAAACGCGCCGGCGTTACCTGCCGAACCTGCAGGTCGCCACGCTGGTGAGCGAAGCCCTCGGCCATAGCGTTCGCATTCGCGTGACCCCGGCTGCTCTGCGCACCGTTGAGCATAATGACGGCCTGGATAACTTTCTGCTGACGACCGCCAATGACAAGCTGACGGAAGAAGCCAAAAAGCTGAAGCGTCGCGTTAAGAAAGCCTTGGAAGCCAAGAAAAAAGCTGCGTAATTTAAAAATAAAAACAATTTTAGTAAAATTGTTTGGATAAGCGGGCTTTGCCTTTATAAAGGGCAAAGCCCTTTTATTTTGCCCCTGTCAGGATGATTGTCGCCATGGCCGAACGCGCATTGCCGCCCCTTCCTTCCAGCCATGTGGAGCTTTCGATCGTAGTGCCCGTTTTTAATGAGAGCGATGGGCTGGATGTGTTTTTTGACCGGGTGGAAGCGGTGCTGCGCAAGCTGGAGGTGCGTTCCTACGAGATTGTGTGCGTCAATGACGGCAGCCTGGATGACAGCTTGAATGAATTGCTGCGCCATCGGCACCGCAACCCGGCCATCAAGGTGGTGGATTTGAGCCGTAACTTCGGCAAGGAACAAGCGCTGAGCGCGGGTTTGCACCTGGCGCGTGGGCAGGCGGTGGTGCCGATTGATGTGGATTTGCAGGACCCGCCGGAGCTTATCGCCGATTTTGTGGCCAAATGGCGCGAGGGCTATGAGGTGGTGTATGGCGTGCGTTCTCGCCGTCAGGAAGGGGTGCTGAAGCGCATTACGGCATTCGGCTTCTACCGTATTTTTGATCGCCTGGCGGAGATCGACGTGCCGGCGGATACCGGGGATTACCGCCTGCTGGACCGCAAGGTGGTGGATGTGATCAACCGCATGCCGGAGAATAACCGGTTCATGAAGGGGCTGTTCGCCTGGGTCGGCTTCAGGCAGACCGGGGTGAGCTATGTGCGCCCGGCACGCTCGCTGGGCAAAAGCAGCTTCAGGCTGCGCCGTTTGTGGCGTCTGGCGCTGGATGGCATCACCTCCTTCAGCACCTTGCCGCTGCGCATCTGGTCCTATATCGGCGGGGGGATCGCTTTTGTAGCGTTTCTCTATGCGCTGTGGCTAATTGCGCGCACCATGCTGCATGGGGCGGAGGTGCCGGGCTATGCATCGCTGATGGTGGTGATGCTGTTTCTGGGCGGGCTGCAATTGCTTGGCTTTGGCATTATGGGTGAATATCTGGGACGGCTTTACATGGAAGCCAAGCGGCGGCCGAATTTCATCATCCGCCAGTCCTGGGGTGTAGGCGATGGAGCCTAGCGCCATCCGCCGCATGGCGGAGCTGCAGGCGCATCACTGGTGGTTTGAGGGGCGCAGGTGCATCATGCGCAGCCTGATTCAGGGGCTTGATTTGCCAGAAGGTGCTTCCATTCTCGAAATAGGATGCGGAACGGGCGCTAACCTGGCCATGTTGCAGGAGTTTGGCGATGTCACCGGCGTGGAGCCGGATGATGGGGCGCGAGCGTTGATTCAGGCGCCGGGAGTGGAGCTTGTGGATGGTAGGTTGCCGGACGGGCTTGCTTTTGCTGAAAAATCATTTGATCTGATATGCTTATTTGATGTTCTTGAGCATGTGGATAATGATGGTGATTCCTTGAATAACATCCGCAAGCTTCTAAAAAATGATGGTTATTTGCTGTTGGTCGTGCCCGCTTTTCCGTGGCTTTGGGGGGCGCATGATGTGGCGCATCATCATAAACGACGTTATCGGCTTCAAGAGCTGGCTGGCAAGATGAGAAATGCTGAGTATTCTGTTGAATATATTTCATATTATAATTTTATGCTTTTCCCGCTTATTGCGGGGGTCCGCTTAGTAAAAAAGTGGCTGGGCAAGGATGCGCCCGACGATGCGATGCCCCCGGAATGGTTGAATGAGGTGCTGTTGAAGCTGTTTGCCAGTGAGCGGTTTTGGATACGGCGTTATTTGCCGTTGCCGGTTGGCGTATCGCTGGTGGCCATTTGCCGCTAATTAATCACTGTGTATTTTACGAGTATAATACCTGCATGTTTCAGGATACGCGGCGACAATAATTTGGCTTTCTAAGGCTATGCAAGCCATCCAGCCAAAGGTTGCTATTGCGATCAATAGGTAAAATAGAAATGGCAGTTCACCCGTGATGGAAGGGGTATGCTTTTTTGCTGTCTTCGTAAAAATTACCCATGTTATTGGTGCCAATAATACGCTTGCGCCTCTTGCTGGAAAGCGCCCAGATAAATAGAGACAGCCTATTTTAGATTCATTGTACAGTAAGCCATAGGCCAGCAGGCCTGTGATGATAGACCAAAAATACAGTTTAAAAAAATTGTCGATCCTTAATAATTTCATGAACTCTTCTCATAGCGCGCCCTGGTGAAAAACAGGCCGTCCGGCGGAGCCGTCTGCCCGGCGGCGGAGCGGTTTTTGGCGGTGAGGATGGAGGGCATGTCGGACGGCTGGCGTTTGCCGAGGCCGACCTCGGCTAGTGTGCCGGCCATGATGCGGACCTGATTGTGGAGGAAGGAACGCGAGCGGGCGGTGATGGTGATGATGTCGCCCTGTTGTCTCACGCTGAGCTCGTCCAGTGTTTTCATCGGGCTTTTGGCGGTGCATTCGGTGGAGCGGAAGCTGGTGAAATCGTGATGGCCGATAAGGTGGTGGGCGGCCTGCTGCATGGCTTCGGCATCCAGTGGGCCTGCCAGGTGCCAGTAGTAGCGCTCGCCGATAACGGGGCGGGGGCGGCGGTTGTAGATGTGGTATTCATAGGCACGCTCGATGCAGGAGAAGCGGGCATGGAAGCCATCCGGCGCGGGTTCGGCGGAAAGAATGCAGACGGGCAATGGTTTGAGATGGAAATTCACGGCTTCCATCAGGCGGAAGGGATCGACGGCCTTGTCGATATCCACATGCGCCACCATGCCGAGCGCGTGCACGCCTGCATCGGTGCGCCCGGCACCATAGACTTCGGTCTCCTCGCCGCAGAATTTGAAGACGGCGTTTTCCAGCGCTTCCTGCACGCTCGGGATGCCGGGCAGGCGCTGCCAGCCCTGGAAGTCGGCGCCGTCATATTGAATGGTGATTTTGTAACGGGTCATGCGGGGGAGTGGTCCGGCTGTTGTCTCATGGTGGTTGAGGCTGTCACCCTCACCCCGGAACGCTAAGTTCACTGCGTTTACTCATCATTCCGGCTCTCTCCCGTTCAGGGAGAGGGTGGAAACTGTTTAGCCGAAAATCGTGCCTTCGGGAATGGTCAGGCTGCGCAGGAATGTTTCGGCATCCGTCGGTTTACGGCTGGGACGCTGAATTTCGTCGATGCAGAGCATGCCGTCGCGCGTGCCGATGCAGAAGGTTTCTCCGCCGGTGACGTCCTTGTCCGTCAGGGCTTCGCCGGGTTTGATGCGGTAGGCTGTGTCCAGCGCACGGGCCTTGAGGATTTTGATGTTCTCGCCGCCATAGGTGAAATGGACGCCCGGCCAGGGGTTGAGGGCGCGCACCATGCGTTCGATATGCACGGCGGGCATGGATTTCCACTCGATTTTGCCGTCTTCCTTTTCCAGCTTGGCGGCATAGGTGGCCAGTTTGTTGTCCTGCTTGATGGGCTTGAGCAGCTTGTGCTGAAGGCCAACCAGCGCGGCAACCATCAGTTCCGCCCCCAGCGCGCCGAGGGTGTCCTGCAGGCTGGCGGTGGTGTCCTGATTGCTGATAGGGATTTTTTTGTAGAGCAGGATGTCGCCCGTGTCGCAGCCTTCGTCCATTTGCATGATGGTGGCGGCGGTCTCTGCGTCGCCTTCCAGCAGGGGGCGCTGGATGGGGGCGGCGCCGCGCCAGCGGGGCAGCAGGGAGGGGTGAAGATTCAGGAACCCGTGTTTGGTCATTTCCAGCACGGCTTTGGGCAGGATGAGGCCGTAAGCCACGACCACGCCGATATCGGCTTTGAAGGCGGCAAGGGTTTTTTGCGTGGCATCGCCTTTCAGGCTTTCGGGGGTAATAACCGTCAGGCCCTGGCTTTCGGCATATTCATGCACGGCGCAGGGGGTGACCTTCTGGCCACGGTTGGCCGGGCGGGGAGGCTGGGTGTAAACGGCCACGATCTCATGGCCGGCCCCCTGAAGCGCCTTGAGCGTGGGCAAGGCAAAGGCGGGGCTGCCCATGAAGATGATGCGCATTGGCTTGATATTGTTCATGAAACTGAAGATAACCGCTAAAGCTTAGAATAATCCTAAAATTACCAGCCTCAAGGCTGTTAATTTTTTGTTTTTGTGTTGCCTTGCCTATGGCAAGGATACGCGCGCCTTAGCGCGCGGGCCCTTTAGGTGTGCCATGCTCCGCATGGACGGGCCAGTCGCTACGCTCCATATCCTACACTTCGGTGAGGCGTTTTTCCTTTAGCAGTTTGCGGTGGATCATGTCACGCTTCATTCGCGACAAATGATCGGTGAAGGTGATGCCGTTCAGGTGGTCCAGCTCATGCTGAAGGCAGATGGCCATGAGGCCGGTGGCGTGCATCTCCTTCTTCTCACCGGTTTCCGTCTGGTAGGTGAGTTTGATTTCATCGGGACGATCGACATCGGCATATTGGCCGGGGAAGGAGAGGCAGCCTTCCTTATAGGTCTGGAAAGCTTCGGATTCCCACGTGATTTCAGGGTTGATGAAGACCATGGGTTTCACCGGGGTGCCGCGTTCATCCTGCTCGATATCCAGCACCAGGATGCGCTGAAGGCGGCCCACCTGCACAGCGGCAAGGCCGATGCCGCCTTCCTTGTACATGGTGTCGTACAGGTCTTTGACGAATTGCTTGAGCTCATCGTTAAAGGTGGTGACCGGCTCGGAAATGAATTTCAGCCTGGGATCAGGGTAGGTAACCAGTGGAAGAATCGACATAAAATAATTAACTTTAATAATTCTGATTAACGTTTATACCAATATACCCCGAAACACTGGGCCGGAAAATAGAGAAATCATGGGCTATAATCCGAATTCTCCCGAACTTGGCGATTTGAAGCTTTCCAAAAAAGCGATCGAGAAGCTGGATGATTATTTCAGCAAGGAAGGGGACGGAAAAAAGAAGCGGCATTATTTCGGGGGCGAATATTTCATGCACCCTATTCGCATCGCCGACCCTAACGGCGACCATGTGCACGGGCTGCACCCGGTGGATGCCCTGCTGGAATGGCGGATGACCAAGGGGAAGGAAAACCGCATCCGCCCCGATGATCTGCTCTATCTCACCCGTTATGCCGTGCATAAGGGGTTCAAGCGCATGATGCCTCGCGCCAGCAGCGTGAAAGCGGGCAATGGCGATGAGGAAACGCAGATCAGGTTCGACAATCACCGCCGTCCGGCATGGCGAAAGGGTTTTCGCGCGGCCGTGCTGGAAAGGGCGTTCGAAGACCCGACATTTTATCGCACCAATGCCGACCCGGACAGCCGCTTTCTGCTGTGTGCGGTGAAAAGCGCGCAGCCGGACCTGAAGCAGAATCATTACGATCCTAATACACCCTATATCTACCCGGATGCCATGTTTGATAAGAGCCATCCGCTGCATAAGCAGATCATGGAAAACTGGGTGCGGCTACGCGAATATTTCGCTACCCACAAGGATTTGCCGCTGGGCCAGCCTGCCTGGGACGAGATCAAACACATGCTGCCCGAGCGGGTGGTGGAGCGCGCGCTGAAACAGCGAGCGCGCGAACTCGGCAAACATGTGAGCGAGCTGGAGTATGATGAGTACAAGGATATCCATCCGTTGCAAAATGGCGGAGGTCATCCCTGGCTGCCGGAGATGAATTTCGACCATCACGCCGCGGCCGCCAACATGCAGTATTACGGGTTGGATATCGATACGGACTGGGCATCGCTGCGGGACTATTACAAGGGCGAGGCCGAGATTTTCGGCATGGGGGCATTGGTTGGCTATTATCTGCGACAGCTTGCGGATGACGATGCGCCCGAGTTTTACCGCAAGCGACTGCCGGTGGCGGATAACAGGGAACGTAAAGCCGCTATTTCACTTGCCAAGGAAGCGGTGAGTGCCGCGGCGATGCCGGAGGATGAATACCGTTATCGCTGGATGTATGACGGCCATGCCGTGTATCATGTGCCGGATGCATTGAAGGATGCGGCATTCCAGGAGCAGTTGCTGATGCCGCTGGCAAAGCGCCTGCTCGGCAAACATGCCACGCAGAATATCGATTACATCGATTATGTCGGCAATATCGCGGCCATGGAGGATCCTTACGCCGGGCCGTTCTATAAGGGGCACCCGCAATACAGCGCGAGTTTCAGCGGCATGGATATTTTCCTGGATGGCGTGC from the bacterium genome contains:
- the truA gene encoding tRNA pseudouridine(38-40) synthase TruA produces the protein MTRYKITIQYDGADFQGWQRLPGIPSVQEALENAVFKFCGEETEVYGAGRTDAGVHALGMVAHVDIDKAVDPFRLMEAVNFHLKPLPVCILSAEPAPDGFHARFSCIERAYEYHIYNRRPRPVIGERYYWHLAGPLDAEAMQQAAHHLIGHHDFTSFRSTECTAKSPMKTLDELSVRQQGDIITITARSRSFLHNQVRIMAGTLAEVGLGKRQPSDMPSILTAKNRSAAGQTAPPDGLFFTRARYEKSS
- a CDS encoding methionyl-tRNA formyltransferase, which produces MRIIFMGSPAFALPTLKALQGAGHEIVAVYTQPPRPANRGQKVTPCAVHEYAESQGLTVITPESLKGDATQKTLAAFKADIGVVVAYGLILPKAVLEMTKHGFLNLHPSLLPRWRGAAPIQRPLLEGDAETAATIMQMDEGCDTGDILLYKKIPISNQDTTASLQDTLGALGAELMVAALVGLQHKLLKPIKQDNKLATYAAKLEKEDGKIEWKSMPAVHIERMVRALNPWPGVHFTYGGENIKILKARALDTAYRIKPGEALTDKDVTGGETFCIGTRDGMLCIDEIQRPSRKPTDAETFLRSLTIPEGTIFG
- a CDS encoding peptide deformylase, giving the protein MSILPLVTYPDPRLKFISEPVTTFNDELKQFVKDLYDTMYKEGGIGLAAVQVGRLQRILVLDIEQDERGTPVKPMVFINPEITWESEAFQTYKEGCLSFPGQYADVDRPDEIKLTYQTETGEKKEMHATGLMAICLQHELDHLNGITFTDHLSRMKRDMIHRKLLKEKRLTEV